In Methylophaga thalassica, one genomic interval encodes:
- a CDS encoding response regulator transcription factor, translating to MANVLIIDDDAELVELFQEYLQQEQFQVSASLTGKAGLEMALTGDYDLIILDMMLPDITGTEILLQIRQKSLIPVLMFTAKGDDIDRIIGLESGADDYVPKPCTPRELVARIRAILRRMDALMVDMQTQDIQIGPLQLSAQKRQVLWFDKPLDLTSTEFNLLETLVRKAGHVVSKDELSQRALGRPLVRFDRSIDVHMSSIRQKLGNQQDGQSYIQTIRGKGYQFIRD from the coding sequence GTGGCTAATGTACTCATCATTGATGATGATGCTGAACTGGTTGAACTATTCCAGGAATATTTACAACAAGAGCAATTTCAGGTCAGTGCCAGCTTGACAGGCAAAGCGGGTTTAGAAATGGCATTAACAGGTGATTACGATTTAATCATTCTGGATATGATGTTACCGGACATTACCGGGACAGAAATACTGTTACAAATTCGTCAAAAAAGTTTGATACCGGTACTGATGTTTACAGCCAAGGGCGATGATATTGATCGAATTATTGGATTAGAATCTGGCGCTGATGACTATGTGCCAAAACCTTGTACGCCAAGAGAACTCGTTGCCCGAATTCGCGCCATTCTGCGTCGAATGGATGCTCTGATGGTCGATATGCAGACTCAGGATATTCAGATAGGTCCCTTGCAATTAAGCGCTCAAAAACGTCAGGTTTTATGGTTTGATAAACCGCTTGACCTTACCAGTACTGAATTTAATTTACTCGAAACTTTAGTCCGTAAAGCAGGCCATGTTGTCAGCAAAGACGAACTCTCTCAGCGCGCTTTAGGTCGGCCTTTAGTCAGATTTGACCGCAGTATTGATGTGCATATGAGTAGTATTCGTCAAAAACTGGGAAATCAGCAGGATGGACAATCGTATATCCAAACCATTCGTGGTAAGGGTTATCAGTTCATTCGAGACTAA
- the ung gene encoding uracil-DNA glycosylase, with protein MVLEHAPSWQAVLAAEFNAPYMQDLKAFLRQEKDQQKKIYPHSADWFHALETTPLDEVKVVILGQDPYHQPGQAHGLCFSVKPGVKVPPSLVNIYKELESDLGVTPVKHGYLESWAKQGVLLLNAVLTVEDSNANAHQGKGWEQFTDKVIETINERCEHVVFMLWGSYAQKKGSVIDLQRHLVLKAPHPSPLSAHRGFLGCRHFSQANDYLVQHGKSPINWQLPDTVS; from the coding sequence ATGGTTCTGGAACACGCGCCAAGTTGGCAGGCCGTCCTGGCTGCAGAGTTTAATGCACCTTATATGCAAGACTTGAAAGCTTTTCTGCGTCAGGAGAAAGACCAGCAGAAGAAAATTTACCCTCATTCTGCGGATTGGTTTCATGCTCTGGAAACGACGCCGCTTGATGAGGTTAAAGTCGTTATCCTGGGCCAGGACCCGTATCATCAGCCTGGACAAGCGCATGGTTTATGCTTTTCCGTCAAACCTGGCGTCAAAGTGCCGCCATCGCTGGTCAATATTTATAAAGAGCTGGAATCCGATCTGGGTGTGACCCCTGTTAAACACGGTTATCTGGAATCATGGGCGAAGCAGGGCGTATTGTTACTCAACGCCGTATTAACTGTAGAAGATTCAAATGCTAACGCACATCAGGGAAAAGGCTGGGAACAGTTTACGGATAAAGTGATCGAAACTATTAATGAGCGGTGTGAGCATGTCGTGTTTATGTTGTGGGGCAGTTATGCACAGAAAAAAGGCAGCGTGATTGACCTGCAGAGACATTTGGTTCTAAAAGCTCCGCATCCTTCGCCTTTATCAGCGCATCGTGGCTTTCTCGGGTGTCGTCATTTTAGTCAGGCGAATGATTATCTTGTCCAGCACGGGAAATCACCGATTAACTGGCAATTACCAGACACGGTGTCATAA
- a CDS encoding calcium-binding protein produces MSINGISASNGSMLYSYLNNLKKSGSSGSDESSLLQTALSTASSTLSSTSIGSGSYESGLAANETGVRARMPPPPEEDNGFSQSQLSEMASDDSPMSELFSALADNFDEADMDSDGVITRDEAMSFAEANDIDVAPPPGEQGPVAMAEQGLTQGQLSEMSSEDSPMSSLFSALAENFDEADANEDGVVSQAEAMAYAKDNDIAMPVPPQGGGAMSDEGLTQKQLSDMSSEESPLSDLFSALADNFENADADGDGVVTQSEVMEYAKLNDMSYLEREPALSVSA; encoded by the coding sequence ATGAGTATTAACGGGATAAGTGCCAGTAATGGCAGTATGCTGTACTCGTATCTGAACAATCTGAAAAAGTCGGGTTCATCAGGTTCAGACGAGTCTTCTCTGTTACAAACAGCATTGAGTACTGCAAGCTCAACATTATCATCTACAAGTATTGGATCAGGTTCTTACGAAAGTGGATTGGCGGCGAATGAGACTGGGGTACGAGCCAGAATGCCTCCACCACCTGAAGAAGATAATGGTTTTAGCCAATCTCAATTATCTGAAATGGCATCTGATGACTCGCCTATGAGCGAATTATTCAGCGCATTGGCGGATAATTTTGATGAAGCCGATATGGATAGTGATGGTGTTATTACGCGTGATGAAGCCATGAGTTTTGCTGAAGCCAATGATATCGATGTAGCACCGCCACCAGGTGAACAGGGACCAGTAGCAATGGCAGAACAGGGGCTGACACAAGGTCAGCTTTCCGAGATGTCATCTGAAGATTCACCAATGAGTAGCCTGTTTAGTGCATTAGCCGAAAATTTCGATGAAGCTGATGCCAATGAAGACGGTGTTGTCAGTCAAGCTGAGGCAATGGCTTACGCAAAAGATAATGACATTGCTATGCCTGTGCCACCTCAAGGTGGTGGTGCAATGTCTGACGAAGGTCTGACACAGAAGCAGTTATCTGATATGTCATCTGAAGAGTCACCGCTGAGTGATCTATTCAGTGCTCTGGCAGATAATTTTGAGAATGCAGATGCTGATGGTGATGGCGTTGTGACACAAAGTGAGGTGATGGAATATGCCAAGCTGAATGACATGAGCTATCTTGAGCGTGAACCAGCATTATCTGTTTCCGCTTAA
- a CDS encoding Spy/CpxP family protein refolding chaperone, with translation MKKLMFLIMLLPIVAIANPMMDRDVSPPHSDNKMPPPSMHMLPKPDDVGFFLHDLNLTTAQNAKILILLEKERDLMEEDRDEARKVRRDIEEMTLSDDFDKEKLEKLIDKSLKLHKRYALKKAEFSHELYAVLDKQQRQALKLKMLSFNTPFPG, from the coding sequence ATGAAGAAGCTAATGTTTTTGATAATGTTATTACCAATAGTGGCTATCGCCAATCCGATGATGGATAGAGATGTTTCGCCACCACATAGTGATAATAAAATGCCACCACCGTCGATGCATATGTTACCTAAACCTGATGATGTAGGCTTTTTCTTACATGACCTCAATTTAACGACGGCACAGAATGCCAAAATACTGATCTTATTGGAAAAAGAACGTGATTTGATGGAGGAAGATCGGGATGAAGCGCGTAAAGTCAGACGCGATATAGAGGAAATGACACTCTCGGATGATTTTGATAAGGAAAAACTGGAAAAGTTAATTGATAAGTCCTTGAAGCTTCATAAGCGTTATGCACTCAAAAAAGCCGAATTTTCCCATGAGCTTTATGCGGTTCTGGATAAGCAGCAACGACAGGCTTTAAAACTTAAGATGTTGAGTTTTAATACGCCATTCCCCGGTTAA
- a CDS encoding sensor histidine kinase: protein MSKLFWKFFIVFWLALLVAGISVGTVVWLHHKSIQDQANKTDPEIDVHAHAFVSVAADIFSYGGEAALITFLEKAQQAPFPKVYAINDNGNEILGRSIDPKVVAYARALFLQGEFPLAIRYVTDNEGHSLLLFSPMKRGISETLFIGPPHERREFGPAPMLNEPFPSPPFEAMHLPPPPNEAVPYPLILLIGSGLIAAIFFSALLAWYFTKPIGLLRQSFAKLAEGQLQTRIGEKMGRRRDELVELGKNFDDMAGKIGHLMSAQQRLLHDVSHELRSPLARMQAAIGIAEQQPEKTHEILKRIERESQRMSDLVGELLVLSRLETGVTDNVQTEICLNDLLDEIISDARFEASSKEIKIHYSAIEDIFITVRSELLHRAIENILRNAIKFSPPKSDIKLVVSTDTEKDRLFIVIEDNGPGVAEADLESIFKPFFRGHLTERNDSIGLGLAIAYRAIDTHGGEIKASNRENGGLRVEVNLPYKK, encoded by the coding sequence ATGAGTAAATTATTCTGGAAATTCTTTATCGTATTCTGGCTAGCACTTTTAGTTGCTGGTATCAGCGTTGGCACTGTCGTCTGGTTACACCATAAATCTATTCAAGATCAGGCAAATAAAACCGATCCTGAAATTGATGTCCATGCGCACGCGTTTGTGTCCGTTGCAGCAGATATCTTTAGTTATGGCGGCGAGGCTGCGCTAATCACGTTTCTGGAAAAAGCCCAACAAGCCCCGTTTCCTAAAGTGTATGCCATCAATGATAATGGCAATGAAATCCTTGGTCGCTCAATCGATCCCAAAGTTGTTGCTTATGCGAGAGCCTTATTTCTGCAAGGAGAGTTTCCATTAGCGATCCGTTATGTCACCGATAATGAAGGCCATTCATTACTCCTTTTCTCACCGATGAAGAGAGGGATTTCCGAAACATTATTTATTGGTCCACCTCATGAACGACGTGAGTTTGGACCAGCGCCAATGCTAAATGAACCTTTTCCTTCACCACCATTTGAAGCCATGCATCTGCCTCCACCACCCAATGAGGCCGTCCCCTATCCTTTAATATTATTGATTGGTTCAGGGTTAATTGCCGCTATCTTTTTTAGTGCTTTATTAGCCTGGTACTTCACCAAACCCATTGGTTTATTGCGCCAGTCATTTGCAAAACTTGCCGAAGGCCAATTGCAGACTCGTATTGGTGAAAAAATGGGACGGCGCCGCGATGAATTGGTGGAGTTGGGCAAAAATTTTGATGATATGGCCGGAAAAATTGGGCATCTGATGTCAGCACAACAACGCCTGCTGCATGACGTATCCCATGAACTTCGCTCCCCATTAGCTCGCATGCAAGCGGCAATAGGTATCGCCGAACAACAACCAGAAAAAACCCATGAAATACTGAAGCGTATTGAACGTGAATCACAACGGATGAGTGATCTGGTCGGCGAGCTACTCGTCTTATCTCGTTTAGAAACAGGGGTCACAGATAATGTACAAACCGAAATTTGCTTGAATGATCTTCTTGACGAAATCATCAGTGATGCACGCTTTGAAGCAAGTAGTAAAGAAATCAAGATTCATTACTCAGCCATTGAAGATATCTTTATTACAGTGCGAAGCGAATTGCTCCACCGGGCAATTGAAAATATATTAAGAAATGCGATTAAGTTCTCGCCACCGAAATCGGATATTAAGCTTGTGGTATCAACAGATACTGAAAAAGACCGTCTATTTATTGTGATTGAAGATAATGGTCCGGGTGTTGCTGAAGCGGATTTAGAATCCATATTTAAACCATTCTTCCGTGGTCACCTGACTGAGCGAAACGATAGCATTGGGTTAGGATTAGCTATTGCCTACCGTGCCATTGATACACATGGCGGTGAAATAAAAGCATCTAATAGAGAAAATGGCGGACTTCGTGTCGAAGTCAATTTACCTTATAAGAAATAA